Part of the Rothia mucilaginosa genome, AAACAGGGGTCGGGCACCCCGCAGATTAAGCGGATAGCGGGAGCGACCCCCTTTCAGCCTAGCCATTGTATCGGGTCGGGGGTAGTATCCCCTAGAATTGATACGACCATTGTTGGCGGTGCACTCATCGAGCACCGCCATCGTCTCGAGAGGAAGGAAACGCATGAGCCACTACGATACTCTCGGCGTATCGAACGACGCCAGCCCCGAAGAGATCAAGAAGGCGTACCGAAAGAAGGCACGCCAGCTGCACCCCGACGTGAACCCCTCCGAGGACGCAGCCGAAGAGTTCAAGCGCGTCACCCTCGCCTACGAGGTGCTCTCCGACCCTGAAAAGCGTCGCAACTATGACACCACCGGCGACGAACAGGGCCGCGCAGGCTACCCCGGAGGCGGCGGCTACCCGGGCGGCGGATTCAGCGGCTTCGGCGGTTTCGAGGACCTGCTGAACATGTTTACCGGCGGCGCGGCAGGTGCCCGCGGCCCCGCATCCCGTATGCGTCAGGGCCAGGACGACCTGATTACCGTCTCCATCAGCCTGCAGGACGCCGTGTTCGGTGTTGAGAAGACCATTGAGCGTCGCTCCGCCGTGACCTGTAAGTCCTGTAACGGTGAAGGCACCGCAGAGGGCACCCAGCCCGAAACCTGCACTACCTGCTCCGGTCACGGTTTCATGCAGCGCCGTGTGCAGTCCATCCTCGGTACCGTCATGCAGCAGGTTGAATGCCCCGACTGCCACGGCTACGGCACCGTCATCAAGACTCCCTGCCCTGAATGCCACGGTCAGGGCCGCGTCCGTGAAGATGTGCCGCTGACCTTCAACGTTCCCGCCGGCGTGCACGACCAGGCGCGTATCCGCCTGCGCGGCAAGGGCGAGGCCGGTCTGTACGGTGGCCCCAATGGCGACCTGTACATTGACCTGAACGTCAAGCGCGACAAGTACTTTAGCCGCGAGGGCGACAACCTGGTCACCACCGTGAACATCCCCATGGTTGCGGCGGCGCTGGGTACCACCATCCCGTTGAAGACTTTCGACGGCGACCAGGAAGTTGTTATCCCCGCAGGCACTCAGAGCGGTGACGTGATCACCCTCAACGGCCTGGGCGCAACCGTGCTCGGCACCGAGCGTCGCGGCGACCTGCTGGTGCGTATCCAGGTGGTCACCCCCACCGACATGACCGAAGAACAGCGTGAACTGCTGCGCCAGTTTGCCGCCCTGCGCGGTGAATCCCTCACTGAGGGTTCGCAGGTCAAGCACCGCGGCGGTCTCTTCTCCCGCCTGAAGGACCAGTTCAAGTAGGATCCCTACACCAATCTGAGGATGCGGCGGGTG contains:
- the dnaJ gene encoding molecular chaperone DnaJ, with translation MSHYDTLGVSNDASPEEIKKAYRKKARQLHPDVNPSEDAAEEFKRVTLAYEVLSDPEKRRNYDTTGDEQGRAGYPGGGGYPGGGFSGFGGFEDLLNMFTGGAAGARGPASRMRQGQDDLITVSISLQDAVFGVEKTIERRSAVTCKSCNGEGTAEGTQPETCTTCSGHGFMQRRVQSILGTVMQQVECPDCHGYGTVIKTPCPECHGQGRVREDVPLTFNVPAGVHDQARIRLRGKGEAGLYGGPNGDLYIDLNVKRDKYFSREGDNLVTTVNIPMVAAALGTTIPLKTFDGDQEVVIPAGTQSGDVITLNGLGATVLGTERRGDLLVRIQVVTPTDMTEEQRELLRQFAALRGESLTEGSQVKHRGGLFSRLKDQFK